One genomic region from Sander lucioperca isolate FBNREF2018 chromosome 3, SLUC_FBN_1.2, whole genome shotgun sequence encodes:
- the dhcr7 gene encoding 7-dehydrocholesterol reductase, with amino-acid sequence MNDAVAMEATRRRTQHRANGKASEQGEQPAQWGRAWEVDWFSLSSVIGLLCFAPFIVFFFVMACDQYQCSISQPLLELYHGETTLLSIWARAPSFTWSAAKIYAIWVAFQVFLYMCVPDVTHKFIPGYVGGVQDGARTPAGLINKYEVNGLQCWLITHALWYANAQYFHWFSPTIIFDNWIPLMWCANILGYAVSSFAFIKAYLFPTNAEDCKFTGNIFYNYMMGIEFNPRIGKWFDFKLFFNGRPGIVAWTLINLSYMAKQQELYGHVTNSMILVNVLQAIYVLDFFWNEAWYLKTIDICHDHFGWYLGWGDCVWLPYLYTLQGLYLVYQPVQLSNAHALAVLLLGLVGYYIFRSTNHQKDLFRRTEGSCSIWGRKPAYIECSYRSTDGGVHRSKLMTSGFWGVARHLNYTGDLMGSLAYCAACGFGHILPYFYIVYMTILLVHRCIRDEHRCGSKYGKDWKRYTDAVPYRLIPRVF; translated from the exons ATGAATGATGCAGTGGCCATGGAGGCCACCAGGAGACGAACCCAGCACCGTGCCAATGGGAAAGCATCTGAACAGGGGGAGCAGCCAGCACAGTGGGGGAGAGCATG GGAGGTGGACTGGTTTTCCTTGAGCAGTGTGATTGGCCTCCTTTGCTTTGCCCCTTTCATTGTCTTCTTCTTCGTGATGGCCTGTGATCAGTACCAGTGCTCCATCAGCCAGCCTCTGTTGGAGTTGTACCACGGAGAGACCACGCTGCTCTCCATCTGGGCCCGGGCACCCTCCTTCACCTGGTCAGCTGCCAAGATATATGCCATCTGGGTGGCCTTCCAG GTGTTCCTGTACATGTGTGTTCCTGATGTTACTCATAAGTTTATTCCTGGCTATGTTGGTGGAGTGCAGGACGGAGCACGAACTCCTGCTG GCCTGATTAACAAGTATGAGGTCAATGGGCTGCAGTGTTGGCTGATCACTCATGCTCTGTGGTATGCCAATGCCCAGTATTTCCACTGGTTTTCTCCCACCATCATCTTCGACAACTGGATCCCCCTGATGTGGTGTGCTAACATACTGGGCTACGCTGTGTCCAGCTTCGCTTTCATAAAGGCCTACCTCTTCCCCACTAACGCTGAGGACTG CAAGTTCACAGGGAACATCTTCTACAACTACATGATGGGCATCGAGTTCAACCCACGCATCGGCAAGTGGTTTGACTTCAAGCTTTTCTTCAACGGTCGGCCCGGCATCGTAGCCTGGACTCTTATCAATCTGTCCTACATGGCCAAGCAGCAAGAACTGTACGGCCACGTCACCAACTCCATGATCCTGGTCAACGTGCTGCAG gccATTTATGTGTTGGATTTCTTCTGGAATGAGGCGTGGTACCTGAAGACCATTGATATCTGCCATGACCACTTTGGATGGTATCTGGGCTGGGGAGACTGTGTCTGGCTGCCGTACCTCTACACACTGCAG GGTCTGTACCTGGTGTACCAACCAGTCCAGCTCTCCAACGCCCACGCCCTGGCTGTCCTGTTGCTCGGCCTGGTCGGGTATTACATCTTCCGCTCCACCAACCACCAGAAGGACCTGTTCCGGCGCACCGAGGGCTCCTGCTCCATCTGGGGCCGGAAGCCAGCGTACATCGAGTGCTCGTACCGCTCCACAGACGGCGGCGTTCATCGCAGCAAGCTCATGACCTCAGGTTTCTGGGGAGTGGCCCGCCACCTCAACTACACCGGTGACCTGATGGGTTCGCTGGCCTACTGCGCCGCCTGTGGCTTTGGCCACATACTCCCATACTTCTACATAGTTTACATGACCATCCTGCTGGTCCACCGCTGTATTCGCGATGAGCACCGCTGCGGCAGCAAGTATGGCAAGGACTGGAAGCGCTACACAGATGCTGTGCCTTATCGACTTATTCCTAGGGTGTTTTAG